A part of Chlorocebus sabaeus isolate Y175 chromosome 28, mChlSab1.0.hap1, whole genome shotgun sequence genomic DNA contains:
- the ALKBH4 gene encoding alpha-ketoglutarate-dependent dioxygenase alkB homolog 4 isoform X1 — protein MAAAAAETPEVLRECGCKGIRTCLICERQRGGDPPWELPPAKTYRFIYCSDTGWAVGAEESDFEGWAFPFPGVMLIEDFVTREEEAELVRLMDRDPWKLSQSGRRKQDYGPKVNFRKQKLKTEGFCGLPSFSREVVRRMGLYPGLEGFRPVEQCNLDYCPERGSAIDPHLDDAWLWGERLVSLNLLSPTVLSMCREAPGSLLLCSAPSAAPEALVDSVIAPSRSVLCQEVEVAIPLPARSLLVLTGAARHQWKHAIHRRHIEARRVCVTFRELSAEFGPGGGQQELGQELLRIALSFQGRPV, from the exons ATGGCGGCTGCCGCCGCGGAGACCCCCGAGGTCCTTCGGGAATGTGGTTGTAAGGGCATCCGGACCTGTCTGATCTGCGAGCGGCAGCGTGGCGGCGACCCGCCCTGGGAACTGCCCCCAGCG AAAACATACCGTTTCATTTACTGCTCCGACACCGGCTGGGCCGTGGGTGCAGAGGAATCTGACTTTGAGGGCTGGGCCTTCCCCTTCCCAGGAGTGATGCTGATCGAGGACTTTGTGACCCGGGAGGAAGAAGCTGAGTTGGTGCGGCTCATGGACCGTGACCCCTGGAAGCTCTCCCAGTCTGGACGGAGGAAGCAG GACTATGGCCCCAAAGTCAACTTTCGGAAACAGAAGCTAAAGACTGAGGGCTTCTGCGGCCTCCCCAGCTTCAGCCGGGAGGTGGTTCGGAGGATGGGCCTCTACCCGGGGCTGGAGGGCTTCCGGCCCGTCGAGCAGTGCAACCTGGACTACTGCCCTGAGCGCGGCTCTGCCATCGACCCCCACCTGGACGACGCCTGGCTGTGGGGGGAGCGGCTggtcagcctcaacctcctgtccCCCACCGTGCTGTCCATGTGTCGGGAGGCACCTGGGAGCTTGCTCCTCTGCTCGGCTCCATCGGCTGCCCCAGAGGCCTTGGTGGACAGCGTGATAGCACCCAGCCGGTCGGTGCTatgccaggaggtggaggtggccatCCCCTTACCCGCCCGCTCCCTGCTGGTCCTCACAGGGGCCGCAAGGCACCAGTGGAAGCACGCCATCCACCGCAGACACATCGAGGCCCGCCGCGTCTGCGTCACTTTCCGGGAGCTGTCGGCCGAGTTCGGCCCCGGAGGAGGGCAGCAAGAGCTGGGCCAGGAACTGCTGCGAATTGCCCTTTCCTTCCAGGGAAGACCCGTGTGA
- the ALKBH4 gene encoding alpha-ketoglutarate-dependent dioxygenase alkB homolog 4 isoform X2, with product MAQKTYRFIYCSDTGWAVGAEESDFEGWAFPFPGVMLIEDFVTREEEAELVRLMDRDPWKLSQSGRRKQDYGPKVNFRKQKLKTEGFCGLPSFSREVVRRMGLYPGLEGFRPVEQCNLDYCPERGSAIDPHLDDAWLWGERLVSLNLLSPTVLSMCREAPGSLLLCSAPSAAPEALVDSVIAPSRSVLCQEVEVAIPLPARSLLVLTGAARHQWKHAIHRRHIEARRVCVTFRELSAEFGPGGGQQELGQELLRIALSFQGRPV from the exons ATGGCTCAG AAAACATACCGTTTCATTTACTGCTCCGACACCGGCTGGGCCGTGGGTGCAGAGGAATCTGACTTTGAGGGCTGGGCCTTCCCCTTCCCAGGAGTGATGCTGATCGAGGACTTTGTGACCCGGGAGGAAGAAGCTGAGTTGGTGCGGCTCATGGACCGTGACCCCTGGAAGCTCTCCCAGTCTGGACGGAGGAAGCAG GACTATGGCCCCAAAGTCAACTTTCGGAAACAGAAGCTAAAGACTGAGGGCTTCTGCGGCCTCCCCAGCTTCAGCCGGGAGGTGGTTCGGAGGATGGGCCTCTACCCGGGGCTGGAGGGCTTCCGGCCCGTCGAGCAGTGCAACCTGGACTACTGCCCTGAGCGCGGCTCTGCCATCGACCCCCACCTGGACGACGCCTGGCTGTGGGGGGAGCGGCTggtcagcctcaacctcctgtccCCCACCGTGCTGTCCATGTGTCGGGAGGCACCTGGGAGCTTGCTCCTCTGCTCGGCTCCATCGGCTGCCCCAGAGGCCTTGGTGGACAGCGTGATAGCACCCAGCCGGTCGGTGCTatgccaggaggtggaggtggccatCCCCTTACCCGCCCGCTCCCTGCTGGTCCTCACAGGGGCCGCAAGGCACCAGTGGAAGCACGCCATCCACCGCAGACACATCGAGGCCCGCCGCGTCTGCGTCACTTTCCGGGAGCTGTCGGCCGAGTTCGGCCCCGGAGGAGGGCAGCAAGAGCTGGGCCAGGAACTGCTGCGAATTGCCCTTTCCTTCCAGGGAAGACCCGTGTGA